A window of Haloarchaeobius salinus genomic DNA:
CCTCTCCGGTGGCACCGGAACACCGAAACTGCTAGACGGTGCCGCTGCTGCGTTCTCCCCCGACGACACGACGGTCATCGCGAACACCGGAGACGACATCGAACTCGGCGGACTGCTCATCTGTCCCGACGTCGACACGCTGATCTTCCAGGGCGGCGGGCTCCTCGACCGCGAGCGGTGGTGGGGTATCGAGGGCGACACGACCCGGACCCACGACGCACTCTACGACATCGCCAACGCGGTCGGTCTGGAGGGTGGGCCGCGGTACCTCCCCGACGAACGCCAGACCGAGGGCCGGGAGATCGCCCGCTGGCGACGGTTCTCCGGCGTCGCGGAGTTCATGGAGATCGGGGACCGGGACCGGGCGGTCCACGTGACACGCACGAGCCTGCTCGACCGCGGTGAGACCCTCGCCGAGGTGACCGAACGGCTGGCCGCGGGCTTCGGGCTGACGATCGACCTGCTGCCGATGACGAACGACCCGGTCGCCAGCCTCATCCACACGCCCGAGGGGATGATGCACTTCCAGGAGTTCTGGGTGGCACACGGCGGCGAACCGACCGTCGAGAACGTCGAGTTCCGCGGCTCCTCGAGGGCCGAGCCCGCGCCGGGTGTGCTCGACGCGCTCGACGACACGGTCGTCATCGGGCCGTCGAACCCGGTGACGAGCATCGGCCCGATGCTCTCGATTCCGGGCTTCGGAGCCGCGCTCAACGACACGACGGTCGTCGCCGTCTCGCCGTTCCTCGGCGACGAGGCGTTCTCCGGGCCGGCGGCGAAGCTGATGGAAGCCGTCAACGCCGACCCGAGCACGGAGGGACTGGCCACGGCGTATCCGTTCGCGGACGCGTTCGTCGTCGACGAGGGCGACGACGCCGAGTTCGCCAAACCGGTCGAACGGACCGACATCCGCATCGACGACCGCACGGACGCAGGGCGGGTCTGCAAGGCGGTGGCCCGAGCCATCGAGGCCGTCGAGTGATGTTCGAACCACGCGTCGCCCTCGCGAGCCTCAGCGGCGAGGCAGACGCGACGTGGGCCCGTGCTGGCAGCGAGTACGCCGGGATGGCGTTCCTCGGCGGTATCGCGCTCGACCCGGCGAGCCGCGAGGCCGCCCGCGAGCTCGTCGCCAGGGAGCGTTCGGAGTTCCTCCCCGACGACCCGCTCGCGTTCGTCGACGCCCAGCTATCGGCACTCGACGACGCGCCCATCCACGCCGGGTTCAACGTCCGGAGCGCGACCGTCGGACCGATCCGCGACGCAGCAGACATCTGCGCCGACCACGACGCCGTCGTCGAGGTGAACGCCCACTGCCGGCAGGACGAGCTGTGTGCGGTCGGCTGTGGCGAGTCGCTGCTCCGCGACACCGACCGGCTCGCCGACTACGTGGCGACGGCTGCCGAGAGCGGTGCGACCGTGTCGGTGAAGCTCCGGACCGAGGTCGAGGGTGTCGACCTCGTCGAGACCGCTCGCAGGGTCGAGGCCGCGGGTACCGACGTGCTGCACGTGGACGCGATGGACTCCGAGGAGATGGTCGCGGCGGTCGTCGACGCGACCGATTGCTTCGTCGTCGCGAACAACGGCGTCCGCGACCGCGAGACGGTCCGCGAGTACCTCGGGTACGGTGCCGACGCGGTCAGCGTGGGTCGCCCGAGCGACGACCCGCGGGTGCTCGAACGGGTCCGCGACGCGACCGTCGAGTGGTTCGCATCACCGGCCTGACGTCGCGGCCCGTCACTCCTTTCTCCGGTGGCGCGGCCTTCATACCTGCCCGGGTCGAACGCCCGGACATGCGGACAGCACAGCACGCCCAACTCGCCCTGCTGCTCGAGGTCGCCGGCACGCCGAAGCCGGGGAACGTCGACCGACACCGCGACTTCGACGACCTGCGGTTCGAGCACTTCCTCGCCGGGGCGGTGGGTGCGTGCGACGGACTCGAGGCGGCCGCAGCGGGGGAGCCGGTCGGGGCGTCGTTCGACACCGCGGTCGAGGGGATGAGCCAGCAGCGCGGCGGCAACGCGCAGTTCGGTGCGTTGCTACTGCTCGTCCCGCTCGTCCGGGCGGCGGCGACGTGGGGACTCACGCCGGACGACGCGGCGGCCGTCGTGGAGGCGACCACCGTCGAAGATGCCGCTGGGTTCTACCGGGCGTTCGAGCACGTCGACGTCTTCGTCGACGAACCACCAGCCGACGCCGAGGGCCTCGACGTGCGGCGCGGCACGGACGCGATCCCGGCACTGCGTGAGCGCGAGCTGACGCTCTCCGACGTGATGGCGCTGAGTGCACCCGAGGACGGCGTGGCGGCGGAGTGGACCGACGGCTTCCCGCGGACGTTCGGGGCCGCCGAGACGGTCAGCGACGGTGACGGACCGGTACCCGACAGGGTCGCGGCGGCGTTCCTCGAACTGCTCGCGGAGGAACCGGATACGATGGTGGCGAAACAGCACGGCGACGAGGTGGCCGAGTCCGTTCGAGCGCGTGCGGCGGCGCTCCGCCACGCCGACCGTGACGAACTCGAGGCGTTCGCCGACGAGCTGGTCGCCCGCGGCGTGAACCCGGGGACCACGGCCGACATCGCGGCAGCCGCGACGTTCGTCGCGCTGGAGCGTGACGGGGTGGTCCCGTGAGCGACGGTGACCCGACCGCGACCGACGGTGACGACGGCTGGCCCGTCGCCCTCCGCGGAGTAACCGAGTCGGTCGTCGCGACGCGCGGCCCGAACGGTCGCTGGAACGTGGCCGCACTGGGGCTGCACGCCGGCGACCCGGTGACGGCCCGCACGTGGGGCCGGACCCGGACCCGACTGAACTTCGACCGGCGAGGTGGCGGTGTCGTGCAGTTCACCCGCGACCCCGTCGACTTCACACGCGCGGCGCTCGACGTGTACGAACGGGAGGAGCCGGTGCTCGACAGCTCGCAGGCGTGGGCCCGTGTCGAGGCCGAACACGTCACGACCGGCGACGATGGGGACACGGAGTGGGCCGAGTGGCAACTGCATCCAGTCGAGTCGGCCGTCACGTCCCGGCCCGTCGAGCCGGTCACCCGGGCGTTCGGCGCGGTAATCGAGGCGACGGTCGCCGCCTCGCGTCTCGACGTGCCGGGCTACGACGAGACGACGCTCCGCCAGCGGCTCTCGTACTTCGAGGCCGTGGTCGAGCGCTGTGGCGGCCAGCGCGAGCGTGAGGCGATGGCGCTCATCGGCTCGCTGACGGACTGGAAGACGGAGAACGAATCATTTTAGGGGGCGAACGAGGAACGGATGGGTATGGCAATCAAGCCCGACTACGTCAAGAAGACGGGGACGATCCTCCTCGAGCGATACCCCAACGCGTTCACGGACGACTTCGACATGAACAAAAAGAGCGTCACGAAGCTCACCAACATCGAGTCCAAGGGTGTCCGGAACCGCATCGCGGGCTACGTCACCCGGAAGAAGGGCACCGCCGCGGCCGAGCAGTAACTACGACTCTCCCTGCGGACGTAGGTGCGGCCCCGGTCCACGGGTGGGGCGACCCGTGGACGTCCCGAGCCGTCACCGAGACGGCAGCAATCACTGACATCACCCGAAGGGTTTTCTCTCGGCGGGGCCGAGGGCATCAGCAATGACCGTACAGGTAGGCATCCTCGGCGCGACGGGTGCCGTCGGCCAGCGCCTCGTACAGCTCCTCGCACCGCACGACGACTTCGAACTCGCCGCGCTCACGGCCAGCTCCGACAGCGCCGGCGAGCTGTATCGCGACGCCGCGAAGTGGCGCGTCGACGCGCCCATCCCGGACCACGTCGCGGCGATGACCGTCACCGAGACCGACCCGGACGCCGTCCCCGACGACGTGGACCTGCTGTTCTCCTCGCTCCCCTCGTCGGTCGGTACCGAGGTCGAACCGGCGTTCTGCGAGGCCGGCTACGTCCTCTCGTCGAACTCCTCGAACGCCCGGATGGCCGACGACGTGCCGCTCGTCATCCCGGAGGTCAACGCCGACCACCTCGACCTGCTCGAGGTCCAGCGCGACGAGCGCGGCTGGGACGGCGCGATGGTGAAGAACCCGAACTGCTCGACGATCACCTTCGTCCCGACGCTCGCCGCGCTCGATGATGCGGGCTACGACCTCGAACGGGTCCACGTCGCCACGCTCCAGGCAGTCTCCGGCGCGGGCTACGACGGCGTCAGTTCGATGGAGATCATCGACAACGCGGTCCCCCACATCGGCGGCGAGGAGGAGAAGCTCGAGACCGAATCCCGCAAGCTGCTGGGCGAGTTCGACGGCGTCACCCTCGCGGAACACGACGTCGGCGTCTCGGCGTCCTGCAACCGCATCCCCACCATCGACGGCCATCTGGAGAACGTCTGGGTCGAGGCCGCCGAGGAACTCACGCCCGCCGACGCGAAGGCCGCCATGGAAGCGTACCCGAGCCTCGACCTGCCGTCCTCGCCCGACCAGCTCATCCACGTGTTCGACGACCCCGACCGGCCCCAGCCACGCCTCGACCGCACCGTCGGCGGCGGCATGGCCGTCGCGGCCGGCGGCTTCCAGGAGTCGACGTTCGGCCTCCAGTACAACTGCCTCGCGCACAACACGATCCGCGGTGCGGCCGGGGCGAGCGTGCTGAACGGCGAACTGTTGCTCTCGGAAGGATACATCTAACCATCTGTTTCGTCGTCGGGTTCCCTCGCTCGTTGCGCTCGCTCGGGAACCGCTCCTCGAAAAACATGGGTGAAAAAGGCCGGCGGCTCGCTCCGCTCGTTGCCGGTGAACCGCGCGAACGAAGTGAGCGCGGACGTTCCGCAGTCTTGAACCCTACAGCGGCACCTGGTTCGCCAGCCCGTCGTAGTCGCCGGACTCGGTGACGTGGCGGACGTTCGAGGCGACGATGTCGGCCAGTCGTTCGTAGTACTCCGGCGTGTGGCCGGCGTTGTGGGGGGTGATCTGGACGTTGCCGAGGTCCCAGAGGTCGTGGTCGGACGGCAGGGGTTCGGGGTCGGTCACGTCGAGCGATGCGCCGCGGATCCAGTCGCGCTGGAGGGCTGTGACGAGCGCGTCGGTGTCGACGACGGGACCGCGCGCGACGTTCACGACGACCGCTTCGGGCGGGAGGGTGACGAGTTCGGAGGTCCCGATGAGCCCCTGTGTCGTCTCGGTCAGCGGACAGGCGAGCACGAGGTAGTCCGTCTCCGCGAGCGCGTCGTGGAGGTCGTCGTCCTCGAACCCGACCACCCGGTCGGTCGGGCCGCCCTTCTCCGGCGAGTAGCGCACGCCGATGGTGTCCACGTCGAAGCCCGCGAGCCGGGTGACCGTGGCCTCGCCGATGGCTCCGAGTCCGACGACGGTGACCGTCGAACCCTGTAGCTCGTGGGTCTCGAACGACCGCCACTCGCTCCGTCGCTGCCGGCGGAACCCCTCGTGGAACCGGCGGGAGAAGGTGAGGATGGCCCCGAGGACGTGCTCGCCGATGTTGGGGCCGTGGACGCCCGAGGCGTTGGTCACGGTCACGTCGAGCTGGGCCAGCCGCTCGCGCGGGAGGTGGCCGGTGCCGGCGTAGCCGCAGGCGAACAGCCGCATCGACTCCGCCTCGTCGAGCAGGTCGTCGGTGAGCCACATCCCGGTCACGATCTCGGCGTCGCGGATCGCCTCGCGCTCCTCGGCGGGGGTGCGTGCGAGGTTGATGTCGTGGTCGGGGAGCCGCTCGCGCAACGCCGCGGCGTACTGCTCGATGGGCATCCCGTGGGCGGCCTTCCTGAGGACGAGGACGTCGGGCTGCTCGGTCATGATCGGACCCACTCGGGGCGTGTACAAAACTGTCTGCCCTAGCAGTGTTGCCAGATTGCGTGCCTTTTTGAGGGGCTGTGCCACACCGGTACGGTATGCATTCGACCGCAGCACGATTCGCGGACCTGGCCCGTGACGAGTACGGGTTCGAGCCCGAGGTGACGGAGTTTCCGGAGGGAACGAAGACGGCGGCCGACGCCGCGGCGGCCATCGGCTGTGACGTGGCCCAGATCGGGAGCAGCATCGTCCTCGTCGTCGACGCCGGCACGGACGACGAGCAGGTGGTCGTCTCGGTCACCTCGGGCGCGAACCGCGTGGACACCGAGAAGCTGGCCGACCTCGCCGGTGGCGAGTCGGCACGGATGGCCGAACCGGACGAGGTGAAAGCCGCGACGGGCTGGACCATCGGCGGGGTGCCGCCGTTCTGCCACGAGGGCGACCTGCCGGTGTTCGTCGACGAGACGCTGCAGGAGTTCGAGACGGTGTGGGTGGCCGCCGGGACGCCCGACGCGGTGTTCCCCCTCGACCCCGACGAGCTGGCGGCGCTCTCGGGTGGGACGGTCGCGGACGTGGTGGAGTAGCCCCGTCGACCGCTGTCGGATTCGACGACGGATACGTACCTTTATCGGCTCGCCGACAGTCGTTTCGAACGATGGGAACGCTGTCAGGACTGTTCGCGCCGGAGCGTGTCGCCGTGGTCGGAGCGACCGACCGCGAGGGCTCGGTCGGGCGTGCGATACTGGAGAATCTCGGCACGTTCGACGGCGACGTGGTCGCCGTGAACCCGAACCGCGAGGAGGTGCTCGGCTTCCACTGCTACGCGGACGTGGCGAGCGTCGGCGAGCCCGTGGACCTCGCGGTCGTGGTCGTGCCACCGTCCGTCGCCGTCCCGGTGGTCCGCGAGGCCGCCGAGGCGGGCGTCGAGAACGTCGTCGTCATCACCGCCGGGTTCAGCGAGACCGGAGCCGACGGCGCGTCGCGCGAGAGCGAGCTGAAGGCCATCGCCGGGGAGTACGACCTCAACGTCGTCGGGCCGAACAGCCTCGGGGTGATGAACACGACCGTCGAGATGAACGCGACGTTCGGGCCCCGGATGGCGCTGCCGGGGTCGATGTCGTTCATGAGCCAGTCGGGCGCGTTCATCACGGCGGTGCTCGACTGGGCGGCCGACCAGGGTATCGGCTTCAAGGACGTCGTCTCGCTCGGCAACAAGGCCGTCCTCGACGAGACGGACTTCGTCCGCGAGTGGGGCGACGACCCCGACACGGACGTGGTGCTCGGCTACCTCGAGAGCATCCAGGACGGGCAGGCCTTCCTCGAGGCCGCACGCGAGACGACCCGGGAGACCCCCGTCGCGGTCGTCAAGTCGGGGCGGACCGACGCGGGCGCGAAGGCGGCGTCGAGCCACACCGGCGCTATCGCCGGGAGCGAGGCGGCCTACGAGGCGGGCCTCGAACAGGCGGGCGTGCTCCGGGCCGACTCCGTACAGGAGCTGTTCGACTCGGCGCGGGCACTCTCGGGGCTGCCTCTCCCGGAGTCGGACGACGTTGCCGTCGTCACGAACGCGGGCGGTCCGGGCGTGATGGCGACCGACGCCATCGGCGACGCGTCGCTGTCGCTCGCGAGCTTCGGCGACGGGACGCTCGACACCTTCCGCGAGGTGCTGCCGGAGGAGGCGAACATCTACAACCCGGTCGACGTCATCGGCGACGCCACCGTCGAGCGGTTCACCACGGCCATCGACGCCGCGCTCTCGGACCCGAACGTCTCGGCGGCCGTGGTCGTCAGCGCACCGACCGCGGTGCTGGACTTCGAGGAGCTCGCCGAGGCGGTCGTCGAGATACAGGCCGAACACGGCAAGCCGGTCGTCACGAGCCTGATGGGTGGCTCTCGCACCGGACCGGCCGTCGAGACGCTGCGCGAGGCCGGCATCCCGAACTACTTCGACCCGGCACGCGCCGTCGACAGCCTCGACGCGCTCGCCCGCCAGCGACGCATCACCGAGCGCGAGTACGTCGAGCCCACCGAGTTCGACGTCGACCGCGAGGCGGTGCGCGAGATACTCATGGAGGCGAAGGAGCGCGACGACAACCGCCTCGGCGTGGAGGCGATGGGCCTGCTCGACGCCTACGGCATCCAGACGCCGGCGGGCGAGGTCGTCGACGAACCGGCCGACGCCGTCGCCGCCGCACAGGACATCGACGGGCCGGTCGCCATGAAGATCGTCAGCCCGGACATCCTCCACAAGTCCGACATCGGCGGCGTGAAGGTCGGCGTCGAGGACGAGGACGTCTACGACGCCTACGAGGACCTGATCGCCCGGGCGACGAACTACCAGCCGGACGCCA
This region includes:
- the asd gene encoding aspartate-semialdehyde dehydrogenase, producing MTVQVGILGATGAVGQRLVQLLAPHDDFELAALTASSDSAGELYRDAAKWRVDAPIPDHVAAMTVTETDPDAVPDDVDLLFSSLPSSVGTEVEPAFCEAGYVLSSNSSNARMADDVPLVIPEVNADHLDLLEVQRDERGWDGAMVKNPNCSTITFVPTLAALDDAGYDLERVHVATLQAVSGAGYDGVSSMEIIDNAVPHIGGEEEKLETESRKLLGEFDGVTLAEHDVGVSASCNRIPTIDGHLENVWVEAAEELTPADAKAAMEAYPSLDLPSSPDQLIHVFDDPDRPQPRLDRTVGGGMAVAAGGFQESTFGLQYNCLAHNTIRGAAGASVLNGELLLSEGYI
- a CDS encoding triphosphoribosyl-dephospho-CoA synthase encodes the protein MRTAQHAQLALLLEVAGTPKPGNVDRHRDFDDLRFEHFLAGAVGACDGLEAAAAGEPVGASFDTAVEGMSQQRGGNAQFGALLLLVPLVRAAATWGLTPDDAAAVVEATTVEDAAGFYRAFEHVDVFVDEPPADAEGLDVRRGTDAIPALRERELTLSDVMALSAPEDGVAAEWTDGFPRTFGAAETVSDGDGPVPDRVAAAFLELLAEEPDTMVAKQHGDEVAESVRARAAALRHADRDELEAFADELVARGVNPGTTADIAAAATFVALERDGVVP
- the acs gene encoding acetate--CoA ligase alpha subunit — translated: MGTLSGLFAPERVAVVGATDREGSVGRAILENLGTFDGDVVAVNPNREEVLGFHCYADVASVGEPVDLAVVVVPPSVAVPVVREAAEAGVENVVVITAGFSETGADGASRESELKAIAGEYDLNVVGPNSLGVMNTTVEMNATFGPRMALPGSMSFMSQSGAFITAVLDWAADQGIGFKDVVSLGNKAVLDETDFVREWGDDPDTDVVLGYLESIQDGQAFLEAARETTRETPVAVVKSGRTDAGAKAASSHTGAIAGSEAAYEAGLEQAGVLRADSVQELFDSARALSGLPLPESDDVAVVTNAGGPGVMATDAIGDASLSLASFGDGTLDTFREVLPEEANIYNPVDVIGDATVERFTTAIDAALSDPNVSAAVVVSAPTAVLDFEELAEAVVEIQAEHGKPVVTSLMGGSRTGPAVETLREAGIPNYFDPARAVDSLDALARQRRITEREYVEPTEFDVDREAVREILMEAKERDDNRLGVEAMGLLDAYGIQTPAGEVVDEPADAVAAAQDIDGPVAMKIVSPDILHKSDIGGVKVGVEDEDVYDAYEDLIARATNYQPDATILGVQVQEMVDLESGTETIVGVNRDPQFGPLVLFGLGGIFVEVLEDTTLRVAPVSEPEAREMIDEVKAAPLLRGARGRTPADVESIIETIQRLSQLVTDFPAILELDINPLVAGPDGVEAVDIRLTVDTDQL
- a CDS encoding 30S ribosomal protein S17e, which produces MAIKPDYVKKTGTILLERYPNAFTDDFDMNKKSVTKLTNIESKGVRNRIAGYVTRKKGTAAAEQ
- a CDS encoding DUF447 domain-containing protein, with amino-acid sequence MSDGDPTATDGDDGWPVALRGVTESVVATRGPNGRWNVAALGLHAGDPVTARTWGRTRTRLNFDRRGGGVVQFTRDPVDFTRAALDVYEREEPVLDSSQAWARVEAEHVTTGDDGDTEWAEWQLHPVESAVTSRPVEPVTRAFGAVIEATVAASRLDVPGYDETTLRQRLSYFEAVVERCGGQREREAMALIGSLTDWKTENESF
- a CDS encoding D-2-hydroxyacid dehydrogenase, with protein sequence MTEQPDVLVLRKAAHGMPIEQYAAALRERLPDHDINLARTPAEEREAIRDAEIVTGMWLTDDLLDEAESMRLFACGYAGTGHLPRERLAQLDVTVTNASGVHGPNIGEHVLGAILTFSRRFHEGFRRQRRSEWRSFETHELQGSTVTVVGLGAIGEATVTRLAGFDVDTIGVRYSPEKGGPTDRVVGFEDDDLHDALAETDYLVLACPLTETTQGLIGTSELVTLPPEAVVVNVARGPVVDTDALVTALQRDWIRGASLDVTDPEPLPSDHDLWDLGNVQITPHNAGHTPEYYERLADIVASNVRHVTESGDYDGLANQVPL
- a CDS encoding tRNA-dihydrouridine synthase, with the translated sequence MFEPRVALASLSGEADATWARAGSEYAGMAFLGGIALDPASREAARELVARERSEFLPDDPLAFVDAQLSALDDAPIHAGFNVRSATVGPIRDAADICADHDAVVEVNAHCRQDELCAVGCGESLLRDTDRLADYVATAAESGATVSVKLRTEVEGVDLVETARRVEAAGTDVLHVDAMDSEEMVAAVVDATDCFVVANNGVRDRETVREYLGYGADAVSVGRPSDDPRVLERVRDATVEWFASPA
- the cofD gene encoding 2-phospho-L-lactate transferase; protein product: MVTFLSGGTGTPKLLDGAAAAFSPDDTTVIANTGDDIELGGLLICPDVDTLIFQGGGLLDRERWWGIEGDTTRTHDALYDIANAVGLEGGPRYLPDERQTEGREIARWRRFSGVAEFMEIGDRDRAVHVTRTSLLDRGETLAEVTERLAAGFGLTIDLLPMTNDPVASLIHTPEGMMHFQEFWVAHGGEPTVENVEFRGSSRAEPAPGVLDALDDTVVIGPSNPVTSIGPMLSIPGFGAALNDTTVVAVSPFLGDEAFSGPAAKLMEAVNADPSTEGLATAYPFADAFVVDEGDDAEFAKPVERTDIRIDDRTDAGRVCKAVARAIEAVE
- a CDS encoding YbaK/EbsC family protein, producing MHSTAARFADLARDEYGFEPEVTEFPEGTKTAADAAAAIGCDVAQIGSSIVLVVDAGTDDEQVVVSVTSGANRVDTEKLADLAGGESARMAEPDEVKAATGWTIGGVPPFCHEGDLPVFVDETLQEFETVWVAAGTPDAVFPLDPDELAALSGGTVADVVE